The Carassius auratus strain Wakin unplaced genomic scaffold, ASM336829v1 scaf_tig00217411, whole genome shotgun sequence genome has a segment encoding these proteins:
- the LOC113100927 gene encoding uncharacterized protein LOC113100927 has product MLLSAFKSRDSSELHEDIAICLSEFESKLCLHFSRVEIRGKRGRKVPVLLKPSMVSAMELLVETRELCGVPAENPFMFARCGAMSAYRGGECINKAACECGIKNPDALSSTRLRKHIATMSKILNLNENEADQLADFLGPDIRIHRQYYRLPEGTLQLAKMSKVLMAMEKGTLSDYKGKKLDDIEIDPNEQLEAQGDSMSSDEEDSSDLSQTPARVSKWEDSEVKAVERHMMSFIKTCKVPDSDARDCAIRQRSTTRVIGEQEDSDRADSLERLTSSDDDIANPRLAEYTA; this is encoded by the exons ATGCTTTTGTCAGCTTTTAAAAGCAGGGATTCTTCTGAGCTACACGAAGACATTgccatctgtctgtctgagttTGAGAGTAAGCTGTGTCTGCACTTCTCAAGAGTTGAGATCCGTGGTAAACGAGGGAGAAAGGTTCCTGTGCTCCTCAAGCCTTCCATGGTTTCTGCCATGGAGCTGCTTGTTGAAACGCGTGAGCTTTGTGGTGTTCCAGCAGAGAATCCCTTTATGTTTGCTAGATGTGGAGCAATGTCTGCCTACAGAGGAGGAGAGTGCATCAACAAAGCTGCTTGCGAATGTGGCATAAAGAACCCTGATGCACTGTCATCAACTAGGCTCAGGAAACACATAGCAACCATGTCTAAAATTCTTAACCTTAATGAGAATGAAGCAGACCAACTGGCTGATTTCCTTGGTCCCGATATTAGAATCCACAGACAGTATTATCGGTTACCAGAGGGAACACTGCAGCTGGCAAAAATGAGTAAAGTCCTAATGGCCATGGAGAAAGGAACACTGTCTGACTACAAAGGAAAGAAACTTGATGACATTGAAATTGACCCAAATG AGCAACTTGAGGCCCAAGGTGATTCCATGTCAAGTGATGAGGAGGATTCCAGTGACCTATCTCAGACACCAGCACGAGTGTCT AAATGGGAGGACAGTGAGGTAAAAGCAGTAGAGAGACACATGATGAGTTTCATCAAGACATGCAAAGTTCCTG ACAGCGACGCCCGTGACTGTGCCATAAGGCAACGGAGTACAACTAGAGTGATTGGAGAGCAGGAGGACTCCGATAGAGCAGATTCTCTAGAGCGACTCACGAGCTCTGATGATGACATAGCTAATCCACGATTGGCAGAGTACACCGCTTGA